CGAGGCCAAAGAATTGCAGCCACAGTCGAAGTTTTCTTGATGGCATTCCGGATCTGTTGGAACTTCTGGGTCGCATAGCCTGAGCCTGCTGTGTCCCTCTCATGGTAAGTGTAGACAGCGCCTGGAGTGCCGTGCTTAGCTTGGGCAGGATCCTCCTCACAGGGGACTCCGCGTTTTTCCCCTGGCTTTTTCACCTGTGCCCCTGCAATGGCGAGACACCAGGAAATTTTGTCTCATATTAATTTAGTCAGTTCTCTGGTTTGGCATTTTCATATTctatcttttcccatccttttacgTTAACCTGTCTGTTCTTTATAGTGAAGGTTGGTATTTTGTGCAtgacaaatatttcttcctttttatcctGTTTGACCATCTCTGTCTTTTACTTGTGGTGCCTAGAGAATTTACAATTAATATTAGTATTGGTATGGATGGGTTTAAATTTCCCATTTTGCTATGTGTTTTCTGTTGGTTCCATCTATTCTTGGATCCTTCTCCCCTCTTTTCCTGCCGCCTTCTgggttaaaatttttgtttttctgggttttttttttttgttttattttgttttgtttttaagagagagagtgcatactggagtgggggaaggacaggaaaggcgtgggagagggagagtgagagaatcttaagcaggctctggcGAGCAGCAaaacggggtggggtggggggctctagctcccaccctgagatcatgacctgagcccaaatcaagaggtgaatgtttaactgacttagccacccaggcacccaatacagtatttttttttaatgccaatgtTCTAATAAGCTCACCATGTTTCCAGATGAACAAACTCTTATCATTATAAAAGAGTTGTTTTTCCAGATGTGCAAACTATTTGCAAGAACTTCCTGAAGATAACAGTGAAGCTTTATTAGGTTGCATTCATCTTTTTTTGTACGGTGCTCTCTGGGAGCAAATAGTTAACATGTTGTTGATTCACGTCTTCTCTCTTCTCAGCCCAAAGCTCAGTTTAACATACCCACGGGTAGGAGAATGGATAAAGTATAACAGGGTCACACATTTGAATATTATAAAGCAGTGAAAATTAAGTAGCattatgaattaaaatgaaagtgaGGAATCTCAAAAGCTGAGAAAAGCAAGTTGTTGATCAGAAATCACTGATATAAATTCGAGAACACATAAATGgtagaattataaagaaaaaaacagaggaatgGTGAAAACAAAGTTTGGAATAGTTACATACCCCTTCTTTCACCAGATGAACTAAGAGAGAGTGGGATCGGGAAGTGTGACAGTGAAAGCTTAAACAGTTCCTGCCATTTGTTAAGGTAAGTAGTCTCTTCACGGTTCTTCAGCTTATGCTTGTTTAATCTATATACgtgatctatttttaatttaatttaatttaatttttatattttttatatttatttttattttttattttaaaaaaagtattaatttaaaaaggcaaaatctaAACTTGAATTGTACTTAAAACATACTTCATCATCCTCTTCCCTTTTCCCGTCAGCTTAACTGGCATTCAGTCACCAGTAAATCTGGGCATTTTCAAATTGCTTCCACACTCCAGCTCACAGTTGTGTCTctgcaaaataaaaagaagctgtTTTTCTGACTGCTCAAGTTCCTTAAAGAACTAAAATGCTTTGATTTTACAACTATCTTTGAACTTGCcaagaaaacccccaaaaccaaaatTGGAGTCCAAATCTGTCATTActgttattttgatatttttttttttcgtggAGCAGCAGCTAATGCAATATGAACAAGAAATGAACTATTTACAATGAATGTTGAAGAAAAGAGACATgattgttaaatttaaaaaaccccatGAGACTCTACAATAAGCTGAAAATgaggaattcaataaagtagTGAACAAAATACATCAAGCATGGAGtgctaagaagaaaaacaagtaacAGATGCGTTAGAGGTTATCTTGAGGAGGCTTATGTAGTTTAAAGGTGATCAGAGAAGGTGTGTCTGAAGAGATATTTTAGCGAGACCCTGAATGATTAGATCTGTCTTGATAGGAGATAGAGGGTAAGTGTCAGATCCAAGCTGTAAGATGCCCTCCCGGCCAGTGGTTCGTGGAGTCAGAGATGGAGGTGTTAGTTTTAAAGGACCTTCAGGACACATCACTGTTTTCAGGGGAAGATTGGGAAATACTGGCTTTCCCAGCTTGCAGCTGTTCTACTCATTCTGGTGCGCTGGTCCGTGGTGAGCCAGAACAGGAGATAAGAATGGTCTTTGCAAATCTCGGACTTTACCTTTACTTGAGGGGTGGAACAAACCCCTCTACCTAAGTCTGCAGGTTTGAGATCTGTTGGAAGCATTCTTCTCCCATAAGCAAGGTAAACAATACCAACAGCGCTGTGACCCCCAGGGGCAAACTTTTGTCCAGCAAAGCAGGTCTATGGACTTAACACAGTGAGGGAGCGTGTGCGAGGTAAAGCCCCGAGGGGTCTCTCCCTAAGAAAGAGCAGggagaattttatttacttaattattcttttaaacgAGACTTGTGCTTGTGTTCTGTGATTTTCCGGTTGGGTTAGAGGAGGTAGGAATCATCTCTGGCCTGTTGGCTGTCACGGTGAGGTGGAAGTTGCAGAGCTGGGCTGGGCACATCTTTTGTGAAAAAATCAGTAGCCCTCAAAGAAGAGGGTCGTTATGATATCCTATAGCTGCAGCATGACCTTTggagaaattttctttaatgttaaCTTTGCAGTTGGCTTTATTGTGTCTGTTATCACAATCTGGTTAATGGCAGGCCTGATATTTAATACCTCAGAGAAAAAGTGTAAAATGTCCCTGACATTTTTAGGAAATCAGGGCTGTGATCAATAGTGTTTTTAGCCCCATTGTGCTGGAAGTCAGCAGAATAAACCCCACAGAATAGCCACAGGCGGGCTTAAGTTAGATTGACTATCTTCCATCCAAGTCCGCCTGACCCCAGTTAGGAATAGAGCCTGAATTAGAATGGTTTATTTTGCTGAATGGTAAATTGAAtctaagtactttttaaaattgaactaaagtatttttttccccaaaaatattACCCAAGGAAAAGCAACCTAACAAACTActtcaaatgaaaatttaacaaatctaacttcaaaaatttttaaattttttgtattgTGTGAACACATAACATTAATACCATCGTAACCCTTTTTAAGTGTATGGTTTAGTAATGTTaagtatatttgtgtatatttgcGTATTCACAGccaatctctagaactttttcatttttctatattgaAACTCTGTGTACACTAAACGttacctccccttccctctttcctcagCCCTCGATAGCCacctttctgttttctgcttctatgattttgactattttatgtatttcatatgAGCAGAatgtacagtatttgtccttttgcacCTGACTACACTTAGCATAACTGTTTTTAAGGTTAATCCATGCTGAAGCCtgataggatttccttctttttaaagactgcatTGTATCCGAGTGTATGTAAAAACCACGTGTTCTTCATCTGTTTATCTCTCAGTGAATATTTGGGTTCcttctacctcttggctattgGGAATAATGCTTTCACGAACACGGATGTGCAATATCTCTTAAAGATCCTGCTTGGAGTTCATCTGGGAATATACCCAGGaggggaattgctgggtcatggtcattttagttttaattttctgaggcaCCTCTGTACTGTTTAACATAATGGCGCACCATCTCACATTCCCACAGACGGTGCGCCAGGGTTCCgacttcacatccttgccaatacttactcactgttctttttttttttttttttttatcatgaaaaaactgtatttagatttagccagctggactcagtttagatgatcccaattttgttggcaacatccaaagcatcatagtcaggggccagccgaacgtatgccttcttctctccatcaggcctgattaaggtgttgaccttggctacatcaatgtcatagagcttcttcacagcctgtttgatctggtgcttgttggccttgacatccacaatgaacacaagtgtgttgttgtcttctattttcttcatggctgactcagtagtcagggggaacttgatgatggcatagtggtcaagcttgtttctcctggggGCGCTCTTTCGAGGATATTTGGGTTGCCTTCGGAGACGCAGAGTCTTGGGTCGTCGGAAGGTAGGTGATGtgcggatcttcttttttttgtgactgtggaCGCCTTTCAGCACCGCTTTCTTGgctttcaaagcctttgctttggcttcggctttgggaggggcaggagctTCCTTCTTAGCTTTCGACGCCATCTTCGTAAAAGGGTTTTCCACTCACTGTTCTTTTGATAATGGCCTTCCTGATGGATGGAAGgcggcatctcattgtggttttgatttacatttcctgttAGTGACATTGGGCATCTTTTCAGATGCTTATTGGTCACTTGTGTATCTTTGGAGAAAGATAGATTCAAGTTCCTTGCACATTGTTTAATCAGGTTGTTAACTTCTGTTATTGTTGAGTTGTACAAGTTTCTTCTGCATTCAGGATATTAACCCCTATCCAATATAtgacttgtatttattttctcttatactGTAGGTTCACTTTTCACcctggttattattattactgttatttttgaTGTGAAGAAGTTTCTGAATTTGGTGCAGTGCCATTTGCCTGGTTTTTactttgttgcttgtgcttttggtgtcatatccaagaagtcACTGCCCAATTCAGAGTTCTGAGGCTCTTTCcctatgttttattttaggaatttgaTAGTTTTAGGTCTTACTTATGGTCTTACTTatgggtctttcatccattttgaagtAGTTTTGTGTCTTACATTATTGATGacacaaattatttctttttatattgcaTATCTATTAGCATAGATTTATAATCACTTTTTGTGCTTTTAGCAATATTCTGTACATATTGATAAGGGATTTACTCATCTACCTTATAATACCACAGGCTTCTATATTTGTCTGTATATTTGTCTGTGTAAGACCCTAATGAGAGAGTAGAAGGAGAGTGTCGTGAATTACCTGCTGGTTCTCGATGTGGTCGGCTTCATGCTCACCTGTGGTGCAGGAACCTTTTAATTAGCTTCTGCATTTCTCACCAAGGtattttgttggtttgttgttaAATCTGtgtttctggggatgcctgggtggctcagttggttggacgactgccttcggctcagggcgtgatcctggagtcccaggatcgagtcccacatcaggctcccagctccatggggagtctgcttcgctctctgaccttctcctcgctcatgctctctctcactgtctctctctctcaaataaataaataaaatctttaaaaaaaaaaaaaaatctgtgtttctgggggaaggagggcGTAGGCCATCCTGTTCCGCCATCCTGCTGATGTCACTCCTCCCAGTCTGCTTTTTAAAACCAGAACCCGCAAACACTCTCCACTCGATTTAGTTGAAGATTCTTAGCACAGTTTGTAGAAATTCTGTGGTTAGAAATGTCTGGAAAAGACTTAAAGAAAGCAAACTGTGATGCACCCAAATTTATTAAGTAGAAGCTGAGCGCTTGGTTCCTCCCGTCCTCCTTCTCTACAAAAatataatgggggcgcctggtggctcagtgtgttaagcctctgcctttgactcaggtcatgatctcagggtcctgagatagagtaccgcatcgggctctctgcttagcagggagcctgcttcctcctctctctctctctgcctacctctctgactacttgtgatctctgtctgtcaaataaataaataaaaatctttaaaaaaaaaaagatatatatatatatatatatatatatatatatatataatggaaaatatgTTCAGATTTCATGACAGGTGCTGGGTAGAGAAAGAGGAATGGCACTATTCATGTCTATATTTTGCAGAATTATAAACTGAAgtttaaaagatttaaagaaattaacCAAGAAGTACATCTGGTGATTGACCAAGCTAGGATTTTGATTCATGCCTGCCTGAACCCGGTCCCTTCAAGAAAACTGTTGTTGGAGAGAAACCGACAGTTTTAGACAACTCTTTAGATGTTTCCGGGTCTTTTCCCCTCACACACTCCTCTTTCCTCTGtaaagtttgttttttctccctttctttcctctgtacCTCTATCTGATGGCCCATACTCCTTTGTCATCCAACTTCACTTAGAAGCCCAACATGGGTATGTATGAAGGAAAGATACAAGAAAGAGCTATTCTTAGCTTTTTCCGGATTCAAAGGGGAAACAGACTTCAATTAAGAATCGGGAACTGATTGAGCTGATGGATGATTTTCAGGAGAGGAGCCTacatattttcttcattctggacttccttttttctgtttataaaatgaGGGTTAGTGAGACTCACCTCCCAGTGAGAATGTCTACCCTTGAGATTGATAAAAACCCAGTGGCGACATCACAGACATTTCAGAGAGCAACATCATTGAGCATCCCTGCAGTTTTTAATTAGAAGGTGACCGGGAATGGAGGTGTCACTGTAGAAAACGGTCTCTGAACGTCCACTCAAGAGTTCGGTGACTAGCCTAGGAGACTAGTGGGGATTGGGTATTTGCTATTGGAAGAAAAACCACCTATTATTTTCCTCTCCTAATACGATGTTTGAGCAGCTAGAGGAAATGAGAACTAGGAGAGAGATGAGTGAAACAGTGCTGCTCTTGAAGGCCTTCGGCCCACAAGGGTATCATCTCGCATTTGCATCCAAACCAGAGAAAACAGTAAGCCGGTAATGGGGcgggaaggtttttttttctttgtttgcttatttttggttttgttttggttctgaGGTAAAATCTGATGAAGGAATAAAAGGCAGGggagtgaaaaaaaatttgattgATACTTCTCTGGCGTTTTcgctcttccttcctttctagccTGTAAGTGGCTGCTCACGGAGAGAGCACTTAATGAACTATGGCAACAGATGCCTGCTCTGTTATGCAGTTCTTCAGTTTATAAAGATGGAGCAGACATGAAGAATGAATCTGATTTTTCTCTAACCAATCCAGAACTGAGAGCGCTAACAACTGCTTTGAAGGAAAGGTGCACTTCTCCGGGTAGGGGTCATACTCTATGGGCAGCTGAAGAGGACTTGCTGTCAGAGAGGTTTGGTTGGCCTAGGGCAGCATGGAGAAAGGGAGTGACCTTGGGCATTGTTGGAAATGGTAGCAAATGAACAAGGAACACAAATGTAATAGCTAGTCTGATGTTGGAATCCTGGACGGGGAAGGCGATGAAAGGCGGACCAGTCAGGAATTTAAGAGGGAAATGTAGGAAATGTAGGAATGAAGGAGCCACAGAGGTAATGGTAAGTTCCATGTGTCCCTGCAAGTCATACGGTTGTGCACCTGCAGAAGGCTACATGTGCGGTGAGAGGGCCCTGGCATTTTACATGTGTCTGGCTGAAGCTTATGCCTTGCACATGGGCAGAGGTGATATCATTAGGCTCAGCCGACTTATAAATTACTTGAATTATTAATATGTGTCTCATCCCACTCGCAGATTCATTGGCAAAATTTAGAAGCCTTATGGGCTCGAGGTATTTGAGCACAACCTATGATGAATCATCGGCTGACCCCTAAGCTGTGCTAACTCTGAGGAGACATGAGGAAGCCagacttaaaaactaaaaacaatattttaaaaaaatgaacagaggggtgccagggtgactcaagtcagttaagtgtctgcctttggctcaggtcaccatctcaggatcctgggattgagccccacatcgggctccctgctcaaccctccttccccatctccctctgcctgccaccccccctacttgtgctctgtccctctctctctctgtcaaataaatggaaatcttaaaaaaacaagaaaagtgagCAGAGACTTCATTGTCCACACAGTGCAGGTCAGACACACTCTGTAATGTTAATATGAGCATATCActaaacaaagatgaaaaataaaaaaaatcatatcagaGGCATCATAACCCAGGtttgttataaaatattatctGAAAGGTACAGCTCAACAAAATTTATGGCACATACAAATAAACAGGAAACTGTAACCcattcataaggaaaaaaattaatcacattCTTTTTCTGAGGGATCCCAGATTTTGGACTTAGAAGACAGACTTCAAagtagctattataaataagctCATAGAGCTAACAGAAAACATGTCTGAATCCTTAAAGGAGGGTATGAGGACACTGATTCATCTAATAAATGATCCAAATGAAAAGatagaagttattaaaaaaagtcaaatggaaattctggaatTGCAAAGacagtaaaaggaaaaattccCTAAAGGTGCTTAGCAGTAGACACAagatggcagaagaaagaataagagaacaTGAGGATAAGTCAATCAGATTTCTCTAATttgaataaagaaaggaaaaaaaataaagaaaaatgagcaaatcctcagagacctgggaggTACCCCCAGGAAACAGCTGTATGCATAATgggaattccagaaggagaagaggataGAAAAGACTCAAAAACATATTTGAATGAATAACGCCTGATATCTTCCCACCTTTgatgaaaaaatttaattttataggtACTTAGTAAACATTTGACAGTCTCTGAAAATTTGGCACGTAGAGTTACGATATGGTCCATTCATTCCCCTCCTACGAATCTACCCTAGAGAAGATGTGTGTCGACacgaagacttttttttttttttttaagattttattcatttatttgacagacagagatcccaagtcggcagagaggcaggcagagagacacagagaggaggaagcaggctccctgatgagcagagagcccggtgcaggactcgatcccaggaccctgagatcatgacctgagccgaagacggtggctttaacccactgagccacccag
The genomic region above belongs to Neovison vison isolate M4711 chromosome 7, ASM_NN_V1, whole genome shotgun sequence and contains:
- the LOC122913742 gene encoding 60S ribosomal protein L23a-like, whose product is MASKAKKEAPAPPKAEAKAKALKAKKAVLKGVHSHKKKKIRTSPTFRRPKTLRLRRQPKYPRKSAPRRNKLDHYAIIKFPLTTESAMKKIEDNNTLVFIVDVKANKHQIKQAVKKLYDIDVAKVNTLIRPDGEKKAYVRLAPDYDALDVANKIGII